A stretch of the Engraulis encrasicolus isolate BLACKSEA-1 chromosome 19, IST_EnEncr_1.0, whole genome shotgun sequence genome encodes the following:
- the plek2 gene encoding pleckstrin-2: MDTQRKSSAALKEGFLVKRGHVVLNWKARWFVLFPDKLMYYKYEGGKKDSSKRGMIPLADSEITCPFLEHENRPLVLRLKTKSSEDYFLEACSREQRDDWANCISDAVEKLRVGDGSSEVPAKQRKVSSSLKLNNVNLSEVVDAMYDVHSGIHLTTHVEQGSSFSNCFSGSAVVDWLVFMNLALTRVEAVTLASALLEEGYVRAVGVRSVEALHCVGLGEQFLDDSTALYSFSENFKKRGSVKAETSLSAVELSGKVQKRGFLLKQGHKRKNWKVRLFVLRSEPGYLHYYDPSKDDLSPVGGFSLRGCLVSALDDSGVPSGVKGKVQGNLFKIITQSNTDYFIQAPTREEQAEWIEAIRKLT, from the exons ATGGATACACAACGCAAGAGCTCTGCAGCCCTGAAGGAGGGCTTTCTAGTCAAGAGG GGCCATGTGGTTTTAAACTGGAAGGCTCGCTGGTTTGTGCTGTTTCCTGACAAGCTCATGTATTACAAGTATGAGGGAGGCAAGAAGGATTCCTCCAAGCGTGGGATGATTCCCCTGGCTGACAGTGAGATTACATGCCCTTTCCTTGAACATGAAAACAGACCG CTGGTGCTGAGGCTGAAGACCAAGTCATCAGAAGATTACTTCCTGGAGGCATGTTCTAGGGAGCAGAGGGACGACTGGGCCAACTGCATCTCTGATGCGGTGGAAAAGCTGCGCGTTGGGGACGGATCCTCAGAAGTTCCAGCTAAGCAGCGCAAAGTGTCCAGCTCCCTCAAGCTCAATAATGTCAACCTCAG TGAGGTGGTGGATGCCATGTACGATGTGCACAGTGGGATCCATCTGACCACTCATGTGGAGCAGGGCAGCTCATTCAGCAACTGCTTCTCAG GCTCTGCAGTGGTGGACTGGCTGGTGTTCATGAACCTGGCCCTGACGCGTGTGGAGGCAGTGACGCTGGCCTCTGCTCTGCTGGAGGAGGGCTACGTCAGGGCCGTAGGGGTGCGCAGCGTGGAGGCCCTGCACTGTGTCGGCCTCGGGGAACAGTTCCTGGATGACTCCACAGCTCTCTACAGCTTC TCTGAAAACTTCAAGAAAAGGGGGAGTGTGAAGGCTGAGACATCGCTGTCAGCCGTGGAGCTCAGTGGCAAAGTGCAAAAAAGAGGTTTCCTGCTGAAACAG GGGCACAAGAGGAAGAACTGGAAGGTGCGGCTCTTTGTGCTGAGGTCGGAACCTGGATACCTACATTACTACGATCCCTCCAAG GATGACCTCAGCCCTGTGGGCGGCTTCTCCCTGCGTGGCTGCCTGGTCTCTGCCCTGGACGACAGCGGAGTGCCCTCAG GTGTGAAGGGAAAGGTGCAAGGCAACCTATTCAAGATAATCACCCAGTCAAACACAGACTACTTCATCCAGGCTCCGACCAGAGAGGAGCAGGCTGAGTGGATAGAGGCCATCAGGAAACTGACATGA
- the si:ch211-10a23.2 gene encoding galectin-related protein A-like — protein sequence MAQDIKILDEEEYVGEIKGGLRPTMRLTVMGIVHKHAKRMVVSVACQSEEEREGDVGLQVTVSFGEKAVVRNARLEGKWGPLEKALSYFPFTAGEPFKMEILCEHQQFRILVDGQPLCGFTHRLNNLASLNALRITGDLQLTKVA from the exons ATGGCACAGGATATTAAAATTCTGGAT GAGGAAGAATATGTTGGGGAGATCAAAGGAGGACTGAGGCCGACTATGAGGCTGACGGTGATGGGCATTGTTCATAAGCATGCCAAAAG AATGGTAGTGTCCGTGGCTTGCCagtcagaagaggagagagagggggatgtgggCCTCCAAGTGACGGTCAGTTTCGGGGAGAAGGCCGTGGTGAGGAACGCCAGGCTGGAGGGGAAGTGGGGTCCCTTGGAGAAGGCCCTCTCCTACTTCCCCTTCACGGCAGGGGAGCCTTTCAAG ATGGAAATCTTGTGTGAGCATCAGCAGTTCCGTATCCTGGTGGACGGTCAACCGCTTTGTGGCTTTACCCACCGCCTCAACAATCTAGCGTCCCTCAACGCGCTGCGGATCACAGGGGACTTACAGCTCACGAAAGTGGCTTGA